A single Danio rerio strain Tuebingen ecotype United States chromosome 17, GRCz12tu, whole genome shotgun sequence DNA region contains:
- the slc30a1b gene encoding uncharacterized protein isoform X1, with translation MGLGQNRMRLLCMLTLTLVFFVVEVVVSRITASLAMLSDSFHMLSDVIALTVALIAVSFAETTRSTKAVERYTQPHEIENPRVVIWVGVAGLLVNVLGLFLFHGHAGFGGHGHAHGGHSHAGHSHAHQTNHREKPKAHEEACTLMINSSQGDHTCEQKSDSLNIRITAKGSLEDLDQSPESASQLNMRGVFLHVLGDALGSIVVVVNALIFTFVWTPCHSDQICYNPCRNNHLTDHHHVNTTVLSISKTPDRIPRTISVAGPCWVLYLDPTLCLIMVCILLYTTFPLLKESALILLQTVPEQIDMPKLKGKLKSLDGVLAVHDLHIWQLAGARIIATAHIKCTDPALYMDIAKRIKDVFHDEGIHATTVQPEFSAFSEGFGDPQCELSCRSQCKPKLCCNPTKRAKPEEELAKCRHDKPHSHAVEWGDGKKVDDAVHTEMESSV, from the exons ATGGGTTTAGGGCAGAATCGGATGCGTTTGCTGTGCATGCTCACTTTAACGCTGGTGTTTTTTGTTGTGGAAGTTGTGGTCAGCAGAATAACAGCATCTCTCGCGATGTTGTCGGACTCTTTTCACATGCTGTCGGACGTAATAGCTCTAACAGTGGCTTTAATCGCGGTCAGCTTTGCGGAGACCACTCGATCCACCA AGGCCGTTGAGCGCTACACGCAGCCGCATGAGATCGAGAACCCACGCGTGGTCATCTGGGTCGGTGTTGCGGGTCTTTTGGTGAATGTGCTCGGTCTGTTTCTCTTCCACGGACACGCGGGGTTCGGTGGGCACGGGCATGCGCATGGTGGGCACTCTCACGCCGGACACTCTCACGCGCACCAGACAAACCACAGAGAAAAACCAAAAGCGCACGAAGAAGCATGCACTCTCATGATAAACAGTTCACAAGGAGATCACACTTGCGAGCAGAAATCAG ACTCCCTGAACATCAGGATCACTGCCAAGGGTTCATTGGAGGATCTGGATCAGTCTCCCGAGTCGGCTTCACAGCTGAACATGCGCGGTGTGTTTCTGCACGTGCTCGGCGATGCGCTCGGCTCCATCGTTGTGGTCGTCAACGCCTTGATCTTCACTTTTGTGTGGACCCCATGCCACAGCGACCAAATCTGTTACAACCCCTGCCGCAACAACCACTTAACAGACCACCACCATGTTAACACCACCGTCTTGAGCATATCCAAAACCCCCGACCGGATCCCTAGAACCATATCTGTAGCCGGCCCATGTTGGGTGCTTTATCTCGACCCGACGTTATGTCTAATAATGGTGTGCATTTTGCTCTACACAACATTCCCTCTACTAAAAGAGTCGGCTTTGATTCTCCTGCAAACAGTGCCCGAGCAGATCGACATGCCCAAGCTGAAAGGCAAACTAAAGAGCCTGGATGGAGTTCTAGCAGTTCATGACCTGCATATCTGGCAGCTGGCTGGTGCACGCATTATTGCGACCGCTCACATCAAATGCACCGATCCGGCTTTGTACATGGACATCGCCAAACGCATTAAAGACGTCTTCCACGATGAAGGCATACACGCTACTACCGTTCAACCAGAGTTTTCAGCCTTTTCTGAAGGGTTTGGTGACCCCCAGTGTGAGCTTTCTTGCCGAAGCCAATGCAAACCCAAACTATGTTGTAATCCTACCAAAAGGGCTAAGCCAGAGGAGGAGTTAGCCAAATGTAGGCATGATAAACCTCACAGTCATGCTGTCGAATGGGGTGATGGGAAAAAGGTGGACGATGCTGTACATACGGAGATGGAATCATCGGTTTAG
- the slc30a1b gene encoding uncharacterized protein LOC100038803, with protein sequence MGLGQNRMRLLCMLTLTLVFFVVEVVVSRITASLAMLSDSFHMLSDVIALTVALIAVSFAETTRSTSKNTYGWIRAEVMGALVNAVFLTALCFTIFLEAVERYTQPHEIENPRVVIWVGVAGLLVNVLGLFLFHGHAGFGGHGHAHGGHSHAGHSHAHQTNHREKPKAHEEACTLMINSSQGDHTCEQKSDSLNIRITAKGSLEDLDQSPESASQLNMRGVFLHVLGDALGSIVVVVNALIFTFVWTPCHSDQICYNPCRNNHLTDHHHVNTTVLSISKTPDRIPRTISVAGPCWVLYLDPTLCLIMVCILLYTTFPLLKESALILLQTVPEQIDMPKLKGKLKSLDGVLAVHDLHIWQLAGARIIATAHIKCTDPALYMDIAKRIKDVFHDEGIHATTVQPEFSAFSEGFGDPQCELSCRSQCKPKLCCNPTKRAKPEEELAKCRHDKPHSHAVEWGDGKKVDDAVHTEMESSV encoded by the exons ATGGGTTTAGGGCAGAATCGGATGCGTTTGCTGTGCATGCTCACTTTAACGCTGGTGTTTTTTGTTGTGGAAGTTGTGGTCAGCAGAATAACAGCATCTCTCGCGATGTTGTCGGACTCTTTTCACATGCTGTCGGACGTAATAGCTCTAACAGTGGCTTTAATCGCGGTCAGCTTTGCGGAGACCACTCGATCCACCAGTAAGAACACGTACGGATGGATCCGCGCAGAAGTGATGGGAGCTCTGGTGAACGCCGTGTTTTTGACAGCCCTCTGCTTCACTATCTTTTTAGAGGCCGTTGAGCGCTACACGCAGCCGCATGAGATCGAGAACCCACGCGTGGTCATCTGGGTCGGTGTTGCGGGTCTTTTGGTGAATGTGCTCGGTCTGTTTCTCTTCCACGGACACGCGGGGTTCGGTGGGCACGGGCATGCGCATGGTGGGCACTCTCACGCCGGACACTCTCACGCGCACCAGACAAACCACAGAGAAAAACCAAAAGCGCACGAAGAAGCATGCACTCTCATGATAAACAGTTCACAAGGAGATCACACTTGCGAGCAGAAATCAG ACTCCCTGAACATCAGGATCACTGCCAAGGGTTCATTGGAGGATCTGGATCAGTCTCCCGAGTCGGCTTCACAGCTGAACATGCGCGGTGTGTTTCTGCACGTGCTCGGCGATGCGCTCGGCTCCATCGTTGTGGTCGTCAACGCCTTGATCTTCACTTTTGTGTGGACCCCATGCCACAGCGACCAAATCTGTTACAACCCCTGCCGCAACAACCACTTAACAGACCACCACCATGTTAACACCACCGTCTTGAGCATATCCAAAACCCCCGACCGGATCCCTAGAACCATATCTGTAGCCGGCCCATGTTGGGTGCTTTATCTCGACCCGACGTTATGTCTAATAATGGTGTGCATTTTGCTCTACACAACATTCCCTCTACTAAAAGAGTCGGCTTTGATTCTCCTGCAAACAGTGCCCGAGCAGATCGACATGCCCAAGCTGAAAGGCAAACTAAAGAGCCTGGATGGAGTTCTAGCAGTTCATGACCTGCATATCTGGCAGCTGGCTGGTGCACGCATTATTGCGACCGCTCACATCAAATGCACCGATCCGGCTTTGTACATGGACATCGCCAAACGCATTAAAGACGTCTTCCACGATGAAGGCATACACGCTACTACCGTTCAACCAGAGTTTTCAGCCTTTTCTGAAGGGTTTGGTGACCCCCAGTGTGAGCTTTCTTGCCGAAGCCAATGCAAACCCAAACTATGTTGTAATCCTACCAAAAGGGCTAAGCCAGAGGAGGAGTTAGCCAAATGTAGGCATGATAAACCTCACAGTCATGCTGTCGAATGGGGTGATGGGAAAAAGGTGGACGATGCTGTACATACGGAGATGGAATCATCGGTTTAG